The Lottiidibacillus patelloidae nucleotide sequence TGTAGCAGATTGATTGTTCATAAAAGTATAAAGGAAAAATTAACTGAAAGATTAGTTGCAAAAGCAAAGGAATTAATATTAGGAAACGGCTTAAATGAGAAAGTTCAAGTAGGACCTGTAATAAATGAAAATGCACTTAAACAAATCAAAAAGTATGTAGAAATTGGCAAGCAAGAAGGAGCGACCCTTCTCATTGGTGGGGAAAGAGAGCATATAGACTTGCTGAAAGACGGCTATTATTTTCAGCCAACCATTTTTACGGATGTTGATCCTTCGATGAGAATTTTTAAGGAGGAAATTTTTGGCCCTGTTTTATCAATTATAGAAGTCAATAGTTTAGATGAGGCAATTGATATAAATAACAATACCGTTTATGGTCTGTCTAGTTCAATTTACACCGCGGATGTAAATGCTGCGTTTCGAGCAATGAGAGATCTACAATCAGGAATCGTTTATATTAATGCAGGAACGATTGGAGCGGAAATTCATTTGCCATTTGGTGGAATGAAACAAACTGGAAATGGTCATCGTGATTCGGGATTGGCAGCGTTAGATGTATGTACGGAATGGAAAAGTGTTTATGTTGACTATAGTGGTACATTACAGCGTGCTCAAATAGATAATAACTAGTACTTTATAAAAGGGGGGCTATCATGAATTATTTAGTTTTAGGTGCAGGATTAATGGGTAAAGAAGTAGTAAGAGATTTGCTTGAAAGTCCTAATGTTTCAAAGGTTGTCTTAGCAGATGTGGATATAAAAAAGGCAAAAGCTGTTACTTCCTCTTTCTCTTCGCTAAATTGTGTAGCAACTTATGTTAATGCAAACGACGAAGATGAACTAGTTGAACTATTAAAAAGTTTTGACGTTGTAATTAACGCTCTTTTCTATACATTTAATGTAAAAGTAGCTAAAGCTGCAATAAAGGCAAATGTGTCCTTATGTGATTTAGGAGGACATATAGGAGCTGCGACAGATCAAGTTCTTTCATACAAAGAGGAAGCAAAAAATGCTGGTATAACAATAATTCCAGATCTAGGTGTTGCCCCTGGCATGATTAATATTTTAACAGGATATGGTGCTAGTCAATTAGATGATGTAGAAGGTATCCAACTACGTGTTGGCGGTATTCCAGTTAAACCCGAACCACCATTAGAATATAACCAAGTGTTTTCGATGGAAGGTGTTTTTGATCATTACACGGACCCATCACTAATTATCCAAGATGGTCATATGAAAAGCGTTCCTTCTCTATCGGGAATTGAGACACTCTACTTTGATCGTTTTGGGCCATTAGAAGCTTTTCATACTGCTGGCGGGACATCGACAATCTCTGAATCATTTTCACATGTTAAGCATTTAGACTATAAAACAATTCGTTATAAAGGTCATGCCGAGAAAATGAAGCTGCTAGTCGACTTGAATTTAACTAAGGACGACTATTATGTGACATTGAATGATACAAAAATAAAACCGAGAGATGTTTTGTTAAAAACGCTTGAACCGATTGTCAAACTTGGTGAAAAAGATGATGTCGTTTTACTGAGAGTTATCGTTAATGGTGTGAAAAATAGTAAACGAATATCAAAAGTGTATGAAATGGTGACATACAACAATAAGGAAAGAAATATTACGGCAATGGCAAAAGCTACAGCTTACACGATATCAGTTGTTGCTCAATTTATTGCCAATGGAGATATAGTAAAAACAGGTGCGTTCCCACCGGAAAAAATAGTGCCAGGTGCACAGTACATTACAGAAATGGCTAAACGAGGTGTTCAAATTACGGAAACAACGATCGATTTGAACAATTAGGAGGCATATGATGAAAAAAAAGATGTCAGTAGCTCAAGCTATTGTAGAAGTGCTCTCTACTGAAAATAGTCAATACATTTTTTGTGTGCCAGGTGAAAGTTATTTAGGATTGTTGGACGCATTATACGATAGTGACATTAAAGTTATAGCAACGCGCCATGAAGGAGGAGCATCCTTTATGGCCGAAGCTTATGGAAAAGCAACAGGAAAGCCTGGACTAGCGATGGCAACGAGAGGTGTTGGTGCAGCAAACTTATCAATCGGAATTCATACAGCATTTCAAGATTCAACTCCGATGATTATCTTTATCGGTCAAGTAAACCGAAAATTTAAAGGACGAGAAGGTTTTCAAGAAGTTGATTTAGAAAAGTATTTTGCACCAATCTCTAAATGGGTTGTAGAAGTACAACATGCTGAACAAATTCCTGAAATTATGAAAAGAGCCTTTTTTGTTGCAACATCAGGTAGGCCAGGTCCTGTAGTCATTTCCTTGCCTGAAGATGTCCTAGTAGAAGAAAGAGAGTTTGAACTGTTAGGACCTTCTCCGAAGCCACCAGCACCTGCTCCTGGAAATGAAGAGTTAGATAAAATGAAACGAATGATTGAGAATGCGGAAAGACCAATCATTATTGCTGGGGGAGGCATTAATACTGCTGGTGCAAAAAAAGATCTTCTCTTACTAGCTGAAAAGTGGAACACTCCAGTCATATCAGCTTTTAGAAGACATGACGTTTTCCCACATCAACATCCTCTTTATGCCGGACAGCTAGGTCTTGGTACACCAAAGGAGATCATTGAAACGGTATCCGAAGCAGATGTTATTATTGCGATAGGGACTCGTCTTTCGGAAATAACAACTCAAGATTATTCGTTATTT carries:
- a CDS encoding saccharopine dehydrogenase family protein: MNYLVLGAGLMGKEVVRDLLESPNVSKVVLADVDIKKAKAVTSSFSSLNCVATYVNANDEDELVELLKSFDVVINALFYTFNVKVAKAAIKANVSLCDLGGHIGAATDQVLSYKEEAKNAGITIIPDLGVAPGMINILTGYGASQLDDVEGIQLRVGGIPVKPEPPLEYNQVFSMEGVFDHYTDPSLIIQDGHMKSVPSLSGIETLYFDRFGPLEAFHTAGGTSTISESFSHVKHLDYKTIRYKGHAEKMKLLVDLNLTKDDYYVTLNDTKIKPRDVLLKTLEPIVKLGEKDDVVLLRVIVNGVKNSKRISKVYEMVTYNNKERNITAMAKATAYTISVVAQFIANGDIVKTGAFPPEKIVPGAQYITEMAKRGVQITETTIDLNN
- a CDS encoding thiamine pyrophosphate-dependent enzyme — encoded protein: MKKKMSVAQAIVEVLSTENSQYIFCVPGESYLGLLDALYDSDIKVIATRHEGGASFMAEAYGKATGKPGLAMATRGVGAANLSIGIHTAFQDSTPMIIFIGQVNRKFKGREGFQEVDLEKYFAPISKWVVEVQHAEQIPEIMKRAFFVATSGRPGPVVISLPEDVLVEEREFELLGPSPKPPAPAPGNEELDKMKRMIENAERPIIIAGGGINTAGAKKDLLLLAEKWNTPVISAFRRHDVFPHQHPLYAGQLGLGTPKEIIETVSEADVIIAIGTRLSEITTQDYSLFNKEQKIIQIDIDYQSMFKGSNPVLPIVADAKEAISQLLKASILLKCEKAKLFARKRRLAYENTLLPQSIKPEALKYKNIIHLLEKHLPKDAIITNDAGNFAGWLHRFFKFSETNIYIGPTSGAMGYGLPAAIGAKLANQERTAVCLAGDGGFMMTAQELETASRYNVPIISIIFNNGMYGTIRMHQEKVYPNRVIATDLSEMSFAKLASALNITNYIVHSEKDFEAALLQALENDTGAVIEIMMEKEQISVTTTLSDLKQKQH